The window ATGAGGCGCCCGCCGACATACAAAATATTTATCAGCATGTCACAGAAGGAATCGATGGGGATTTCGCTATTGGGGCACAGTATATGTCAGAAATCCAAGGGGGGTCCAATATTCCAGCTAATATTTTAATGGCGAAGCCAGAAGGACATCATTATCGATTATTTGGCAATAAATTTTTCTGTTCGGCTGTACATGCCGACTATTCTGTAGTGACTGCGCGCATTGAAGATACAGATGATATTGCGGTTTTCGTCGTGCCAACATGGTTGGAGGGAGATAAGGCGAGAGAGAAGCGAAATCATCATGTGATTAATCGTTTAAAATGGAAGATAGGGACTGCAGAATTGCCTTCAGCGGAAATTGATTATCAGGGGGCAATCGCTTATCGCATTGGTCCTCAAAATCGTGGTGTAGCTTTGGCAGTTAGTATTGTATTAACGCGTTCAAGACTGGATATTGGATTTGCAAGTGGCGCTTTCTTGATGAGGGCGGCACGTGAGGCCAAGTTATATGCGCGCTTTAGAACGGTATTCGAGCGACAAATCGATGAATTTCCTATGGCTGCTGCTCAGCTTGAAGATTTAGAACATGCAGCAAAACGCATCGTTGGAACGGCATTTTTCATTTATGAAGCCTTTAATCGAACACAACAAAATCCTCATTCAACAGAGGCTTACGTCGTCCGTGAATTAGTTTTATTGCAGAAAATCTTTGCGTCAAAAGAGGCGGTTGATAAGCTACGTTTGGCAATCTCTATTTTTGGTGGGCATGGAGCTATTGAAGACTTCTCGGCTATTCCAAGACTGTTTAGAGATAGCTTGGTAAATGAATTATGGGAAGGACCGCGCAACGTGTTACTCGCGCAAATTTATCGAGATATCATGAAAATGCGCAAGCAAATTTCACTTGATACATTAATTTCTAGCATATTAACAGATAGTTCAACACAAGAGGTTCAGTATTTTGTGGAACAAATTGACCAGTTAATGCAGGAGGATTTAACAGCATTGCCGAATGCGGAAAATCGACGTGCGGCACGAAGATGGGAGCAAGTTTGGGAAGAAATATTTACATTATTCCAAGAGCAAACAATTAAAGAGCTACAAGATTTACCGATTTTAACACGTACTGACGGATGCTAATACACATGTAGAGATCTAGCACACCAGGTATCCAAGGATGCACATATGTTGACAAAAAATTGTTTAGGGGTGGCAATTATGAATATCAATATTGGGAAGTTGTTGCAAAATCGTGCTGTTTTAATGGGGGATAAGGAGGCATTCGTTCACCGAAACAAGCGTTGGACATTTCAACAGATGAATGCAAGAGCGAATGGCTTTGCAAATTATTTAACAAAGCTTGGCTATTCAAAAGGGGATCGTATTGCGGTTTTATGCAAAAATAATGAGGACTTTATTGCGGTCTTAATGGGTGCAGCTAAAATTGGGGTGATTACCGTTGTCTTGAATTGGCGTTTGCAAGTAGCGGAACTGCAGTATATTGTGGAGCATAGTAAAGTAAAACTTATTGTTTATGATGTGGACTTTGAGCCGGCAATCAGTGCCCTAAAGGAACAACTTGCGCTAGACTATGTTTATGCCAATCATACAGTCCCTTCCTTACAAGCGATTTTCGAGGAGGATACTGAAGAACCACAATACAAGGCAAGTAATGATGATGTGGCACTGATCATGTACACTTCTGGAACTACGGGTAAACCAAAGGGAGCGATGATTTCACATAATAATCTTTTTGGGGCAGGTATTGGCTTATCACAAACAATTGATTGGTGGGAGGATGACCGTTTCTTAATGGTGGCGCCATTTTTCCATATTGGGGGGATTGCGCCTCTGATTACGAATGTAATGTGTGGCTGTACCATGATTCTAATGGAGACTTTTGAACCGATTACGGCTTGGCAAACGATTGAACATGAAAAGATTACGACGATGATGACTGTGCCTACAATGCTTGCCTACTTATTAAAAACGTATGAGGTCGCAAGTGTAGATACCTCTTCTATTCGCAATATAACGTGTGGCGCTTCTTCCGTACCCGCACCACTGATTCTCGGGTTTCGTCAGTTAGGCATTCCTGTTCAGCAAGTG of the Lysinibacillus fusiformis genome contains:
- a CDS encoding acyl-CoA dehydrogenase family protein is translated as MRVTEKTYSFREFTRERDQLNDLDNPFLQQVLQQFCDGTWDEMLPRLEPFVQKLTTDWRGIAAENARPENQPKVRHYNAYNERIDRIVRPYEMQQMEREIFGYGLFSSQQIKNEGIVKRYFLHGNGEAGITCPLACTDGLVALMEHFLDEAPADIQNIYQHVTEGIDGDFAIGAQYMSEIQGGSNIPANILMAKPEGHHYRLFGNKFFCSAVHADYSVVTARIEDTDDIAVFVVPTWLEGDKAREKRNHHVINRLKWKIGTAELPSAEIDYQGAIAYRIGPQNRGVALAVSIVLTRSRLDIGFASGAFLMRAAREAKLYARFRTVFERQIDEFPMAAAQLEDLEHAAKRIVGTAFFIYEAFNRTQQNPHSTEAYVVRELVLLQKIFASKEAVDKLRLAISIFGGHGAIEDFSAIPRLFRDSLVNELWEGPRNVLLAQIYRDIMKMRKQISLDTLISSILTDSSTQEVQYFVEQIDQLMQEDLTALPNAENRRAARRWEQVWEEIFTLFQEQTIKELQDLPILTRTDGC
- the menE gene encoding o-succinylbenzoate--CoA ligase; amino-acid sequence: MNINIGKLLQNRAVLMGDKEAFVHRNKRWTFQQMNARANGFANYLTKLGYSKGDRIAVLCKNNEDFIAVLMGAAKIGVITVVLNWRLQVAELQYIVEHSKVKLIVYDVDFEPAISALKEQLALDYVYANHTVPSLQAIFEEDTEEPQYKASNDDVALIMYTSGTTGKPKGAMISHNNLFGAGIGLSQTIDWWEDDRFLMVAPFFHIGGIAPLITNVMCGCTMILMETFEPITAWQTIEHEKITTMMTVPTMLAYLLKTYEVASVDTSSIRNITCGASSVPAPLILGFRQLGIPVQQVYGITEYTGAVTMWKEQMDKEKFDSMGKSVMHGEMKIIDVKTEQALPIGQVGEIILRGPQVFVGYFDNAEATHKVLKNGWYSTGDVGYIDHDGYLYVVDRMKDMIISGGENIYSAELELVLSTHPSVADVAVIGVPDEKWGEIPRAYIVITPEAAITETALIHFCKEKLAAYKVVKEVIFVEQLPRNAVGKLLKHQLKQAVAQ